A part of Desulfobacter sp. genomic DNA contains:
- a CDS encoding methylenetetrahydrofolate reductase gives MSFQEKLASGDFAVLAEMNPPKGIDISSLITHATHLKSRIDAVIIPDMDTGVMQMSALACGSLMKQQGIDPMIHVYGRDRNRMALQGDLLAAHVLGIHNFLVVRGEEMAYGDHPEAKVVDDVDEIGLISMIGTLAQGKDMAGFDLKGVPALAAGCMAGPIADETAIEAEVQAVRKKVEAGAGFIMLPPVFDTAFYAKIIEGFSSLNVPVIPCVFLLKNVGMARYISINDPNSRLSEDLIRRIRQASDREAECVAIAGEMIQSLKSLSQGVKISALGWEDRLPAILDSAGL, from the coding sequence ATGAGTTTTCAAGAAAAACTTGCCTCCGGGGATTTTGCTGTTTTGGCTGAAATGAATCCTCCCAAAGGGATCGATATATCAAGCCTGATCACCCACGCCACCCACCTTAAATCAAGAATAGACGCCGTTATCATCCCAGATATGGATACCGGTGTCATGCAGATGAGTGCGTTGGCCTGCGGCTCCCTCATGAAGCAACAGGGCATTGACCCCATGATCCACGTTTACGGCAGGGACCGCAACCGTATGGCTCTCCAGGGCGATCTTCTTGCCGCCCATGTTCTGGGTATCCACAATTTTCTCGTGGTTCGCGGAGAGGAAATGGCCTACGGCGACCATCCTGAGGCCAAAGTGGTCGACGATGTTGACGAAATCGGCCTGATCTCCATGATCGGCACCCTTGCCCAGGGCAAGGATATGGCCGGCTTCGATCTCAAGGGGGTGCCTGCCCTCGCTGCCGGCTGTATGGCCGGGCCCATTGCCGATGAAACTGCCATTGAAGCCGAAGTCCAAGCCGTCCGGAAGAAAGTGGAAGCCGGCGCCGGTTTCATAATGCTTCCTCCAGTGTTCGATACAGCCTTCTATGCAAAAATCATTGAAGGCTTTTCTTCTCTCAACGTGCCGGTGATTCCCTGCGTCTTTCTATTGAAAAACGTGGGCATGGCCCGGTATATCTCGATTAACGACCCCAACTCCCGCCTATCCGAGGACCTCATCCGCCGGATCCGGCAGGCTTCAGACCGTGAAGCCGAATGCGTTGCCATTGCCGGTGAGATGATCCAGTCTCTCAAATCCCTGTCCCAGGGTGTGAAGATTTCCGCACTGGGCTGGGAAGACAGACTGCCGGCCATTCTGGACAGCGCAGGTCTTTAG